A genomic region of Bacillaceae bacterium S4-13-56 contains the following coding sequences:
- a CDS encoding AAA family ATPase, with amino-acid sequence MEHAAQYNDKGQINIVLKKSGEKIKKEEKQHHTEDNPFVAVDEAFSSFIGINHLQETVKEIYASLIINKKRIEVGLKPSKQSLHMLFRGNPGTGKTTVARKLAELFHQLEVLSKGHLIEAERADLVGEYIGHTAQKTRELVQKALGGILFIDEAYSLGRGGEKDFGKEAIDTLVKQMEDYHHDFVLILAGYPKEMDNFLKLNPGLRSRFPFHMEFKDYTVDELLQIAFQMVKEREYILSKEAEWKLRDIIMSEKQSNRVSFSNGRFIRNVLEEAIRKQAMRNMYQQGFRRKELMTLTSHDFEW; translated from the coding sequence TTGGAACATGCCGCTCAATACAATGATAAAGGCCAAATTAATATCGTACTTAAAAAATCAGGGGAAAAAATAAAAAAAGAGGAAAAGCAACATCATACCGAGGATAACCCTTTTGTAGCAGTAGATGAAGCTTTTTCTTCTTTTATTGGAATAAACCATTTGCAAGAAACAGTAAAAGAAATTTATGCAAGTTTAATTATTAATAAGAAAAGGATAGAAGTAGGTTTAAAACCATCTAAGCAATCTCTTCATATGCTTTTTCGCGGAAATCCAGGTACAGGTAAAACAACGGTAGCCCGAAAACTTGCAGAGCTTTTTCATCAACTGGAAGTCCTTTCTAAAGGTCATCTAATTGAAGCCGAACGGGCCGACTTGGTTGGAGAATATATTGGCCATACTGCTCAGAAGACGAGAGAGCTTGTTCAAAAAGCTTTAGGTGGAATTTTATTTATTGATGAGGCCTACTCTTTAGGACGGGGTGGAGAGAAGGATTTTGGAAAAGAAGCAATTGATACTCTTGTAAAGCAAATGGAGGACTATCATCACGATTTTGTTTTAATTTTAGCAGGATACCCCAAGGAAATGGATAACTTTCTTAAATTAAATCCAGGGCTTCGTTCTAGGTTTCCCTTTCATATGGAATTTAAAGACTATACGGTGGATGAGCTTTTACAAATTGCTTTTCAAATGGTAAAGGAAAGAGAATATATTCTTTCTAAAGAAGCTGAATGGAAGCTTAGGGACATTATCATGTCCGAAAAACAATCCAATCGTGTATCATTTTCGAACGGTAGGTTTATTAGAAATGTATTGGAGGAAGCTATTCGTAAGCAAGCTATGAGAAACATGTATCAACAAGGATTCAGAAGGAAAGAGCTAATGACCTTGACAAGTCATGACTTCGAATGGTGA
- a CDS encoding methionine gamma-lyase family protein, with product MNKEHIDAIEKKIEEIHRQIEKNVEENQRRVLKAFQNYKVSDGHFHSSTGYGYDDFGRDTLELVYAEVFGVEDAIVRPQIVSGTHAITTALFGILRPGDELLYITGKPYDTLDEIVESKSDKGSLKDFGIEFKALPLTENDQSIDYDLLGRTMSSKTKMIGIQRSKGYANRPSFSVTQIKEMIDFVKEIHPEVIVFVDNCYGEFVETSEPTHVGADIMAGSLIKNPGGGIAKTGGYIVGKKQLIEQCAYRLTSPGLGKEVGASLQMLQDFYFGFFMAPHIVGEALKGAVFTSAYLESIGFKTSPSWNSHRTDLIQTVTFTNKEEMIGFCQAIQSASPINSHVTPYPSPMPGYSNEVIMAAGTFVQGGSLELSADGPIRPPYTAYVQGGLTYSHVKIAVTEAVNNIREKNTQ from the coding sequence ATGAATAAGGAACACATCGACGCGATTGAAAAAAAGATAGAAGAAATTCATCGTCAAATTGAAAAAAATGTGGAAGAGAATCAAAGGAGAGTACTTAAAGCATTCCAAAATTATAAAGTGAGTGACGGCCATTTTCATAGTAGCACTGGATACGGTTATGATGATTTCGGACGTGACACACTTGAACTTGTTTATGCAGAGGTATTTGGAGTGGAGGATGCGATTGTACGTCCTCAAATTGTTTCAGGTACTCACGCGATAACAACAGCCCTTTTTGGAATTCTTCGACCTGGTGATGAATTACTATACATTACTGGAAAACCTTACGATACCTTGGATGAAATCGTTGAAAGTAAATCAGATAAAGGATCTCTCAAGGATTTTGGTATTGAATTTAAGGCATTACCACTTACCGAGAATGATCAGTCAATTGATTATGATCTTCTTGGACGAACAATGTCTTCCAAAACCAAAATGATTGGGATTCAACGTTCAAAGGGATATGCCAACCGCCCTTCATTTTCTGTTACTCAAATCAAAGAGATGATTGATTTTGTGAAAGAAATTCATCCAGAGGTTATTGTTTTTGTTGACAATTGTTATGGGGAGTTTGTTGAGACAAGCGAGCCTACTCATGTGGGTGCAGACATCATGGCAGGATCCTTAATAAAAAACCCTGGAGGAGGAATAGCAAAGACAGGTGGTTATATTGTTGGGAAGAAACAACTCATTGAGCAGTGCGCATATCGCCTGACCTCACCTGGTCTTGGAAAAGAAGTAGGAGCCTCTTTGCAGATGTTGCAGGATTTTTATTTTGGATTTTTCATGGCACCACATATTGTGGGAGAAGCATTAAAAGGAGCGGTTTTTACTTCCGCTTATCTAGAATCCATTGGCTTTAAAACAAGTCCATCCTGGAATAGTCACCGAACAGATCTAATACAAACGGTAACTTTTACAAATAAGGAGGAAATGATAGGGTTCTGTCAAGCTATCCAATCAGCCTCACCTATAAACTCACATGTTACTCCTTATCCAAGTCCAATGCCTGGTTATTCGAATGAAGTCATCATGGCAGCGGGGACATTTGTTCAAGGTGGAAGCTTAGAGCTAAGTGCCGATGGACCGATTCGCCCTCCCTATACTGCATATGTGCAGGGAGGATTAACGTATAGTCACGTTAAAATTGCGGTAACTGAGGCAGTAAACAATATTAGAGAAAAAAACACCCAATAA
- the hflX gene encoding GTPase HflX produces the protein MDIREKVLVGALEFPEVDYERFLASLDELKELVQTAQGEVIEVVTQKRNGPSPSFYFGKGKMEEMKQFIEEYEIDIVIINGDLSPSQSNNLSRYFEIRVIDRTQLILDIFAQRARTKEGKLQVELAQYQYMLPRLAGQGIALSRLGAGIGTRGPGETKLETDRRHIRRRIDELKAQIQSAATQRTLYRSRRKRNQVFQIALVGYTNAGKSTIFNQLTSSDTLEENQLFATLDPLTRMIRLPSGFQVLLTDTVGFIQDLPTSLVAAFRSTLEEVKEADLLLCIVDASHPDHTQHEKTVQKHLKELDAEHLPMLTVYNKMDNVNDFVPYMTPSIQISARNKKDIVRLTHKIEDAIKDTCEPYDITLASDQGNLMTKLKRESLVTESTFDEIKEYYRYKGYIPKDHALYSLLENGEVERELNE, from the coding sequence ATGGACATAAGAGAAAAAGTACTTGTTGGAGCCCTAGAATTTCCAGAAGTTGATTACGAAAGGTTTTTGGCTTCTTTAGATGAACTGAAAGAGCTTGTGCAAACTGCTCAAGGAGAAGTCATAGAAGTAGTAACACAAAAAAGAAATGGCCCGTCCCCTTCTTTCTATTTTGGGAAAGGCAAGATGGAGGAAATGAAACAATTCATTGAAGAATATGAGATTGACATTGTAATCATTAATGGTGATCTCAGTCCTAGTCAATCCAATAATCTGAGTCGTTATTTTGAGATACGAGTTATAGACCGAACACAACTTATTTTAGATATATTTGCGCAAAGAGCTAGAACAAAGGAAGGGAAACTTCAGGTCGAGTTAGCCCAATATCAATATATGCTTCCAAGGTTAGCGGGACAAGGGATTGCATTATCTCGATTAGGTGCTGGTATTGGTACTAGAGGTCCAGGTGAAACAAAGCTTGAGACGGATCGTAGACATATCCGGAGAAGAATTGACGAGCTAAAAGCTCAAATCCAATCAGCAGCAACTCAGAGAACGTTATATCGTTCACGTAGAAAAAGGAACCAAGTATTCCAAATAGCATTAGTAGGGTATACGAATGCAGGTAAATCAACTATATTTAACCAACTGACTTCGAGTGATACTCTGGAAGAAAACCAATTATTTGCCACTCTGGATCCTTTAACAAGAATGATACGACTTCCTTCAGGATTTCAAGTGCTATTAACAGACACTGTCGGTTTTATTCAAGACCTTCCGACTAGTTTGGTAGCGGCCTTTCGTTCAACCTTGGAAGAGGTCAAGGAAGCCGACCTATTGCTTTGTATAGTAGATGCTTCCCATCCGGACCATACGCAGCATGAAAAAACAGTTCAAAAACATTTAAAGGAACTAGATGCAGAGCATCTCCCAATGCTAACGGTCTATAATAAGATGGATAATGTCAATGATTTTGTACCTTATATGACACCATCCATACAAATTTCAGCGCGTAATAAAAAGGACATTGTAAGGTTAACACATAAAATAGAAGATGCTATTAAAGATACATGTGAACCTTACGATATTACTTTAGCATCTGATCAAGGGAATTTGATGACTAAACTAAAAAGAGAATCATTAGTGACTGAGTCAACTTTTGATGAAATAAAAGAGTATTATCGATATAAGGGTTATATACCTAAAGATCACGCACTGTATTCGTTGTTAGAAAATGGAGAGGTAGAAAGGGAACTAAATGAATGA
- a CDS encoding DUF1657 domain-containing protein translates to MTVGTQLQQTIASCESTLANLHTFTLETQDQNAKQVFQNLAQQQEQILTNLKDRLQYIQTQEPQYKQQ, encoded by the coding sequence TTGACAGTAGGAACTCAGTTACAACAAACGATTGCTAGTTGTGAAAGTACGCTTGCCAATTTACACACTTTTACTCTTGAAACACAAGATCAAAATGCTAAGCAAGTCTTCCAAAACTTAGCCCAGCAACAGGAACAAATTCTAACAAACCTTAAAGATCGTCTTCAATATATTCAAACGCAGGAACCACAATATAAGCAGCAATAG